In a single window of the Natrialba magadii ATCC 43099 genome:
- a CDS encoding MFS transporter — MSTAQSGRMNDNDKSITGFAMISHAVVHTYELSIPILMVIWLTEFGVSTAVLGTVVAVGYGLFGVGALPAGVLVDRFGSRELVLACLAGMGASFLLLSAAQGIVTITIALCLWGVAASIYHPAGLSLISTGVEQRGTGFAYHGMAGNFGIAFGPLLTAILLLFFDWRLVTALLVIPAGIAIAYALTASFDERAAVQAETDGGDVDGDAEGQMTLSRFVADSRALFTLGFTVAIAVVMMNGLFYRGTLTFLPDVLSDFMPDVAEQLQLFDPDSPMAEEFNPASYLYAGLLMVGMAGQYVGGKLTDRIPTETGLAVIFASLTVVAVLFVPAAQAGLATLLLVSALLGFLLFSLQPMYQATIAEYSPPGERGLSYGYTYLGVFGIGAAGAAIAGFLLSIGSVWQTFVILAVFPAAGAVLAIALSRTGDRRS, encoded by the coding sequence ATGAGTACGGCACAGTCCGGTCGGATGAACGACAACGACAAATCGATCACGGGGTTCGCGATGATTTCCCACGCGGTCGTCCACACGTACGAACTCTCGATCCCGATCCTGATGGTGATCTGGCTCACCGAGTTCGGCGTGAGTACGGCGGTGCTGGGCACCGTCGTCGCGGTGGGCTACGGCCTGTTCGGGGTCGGCGCGCTGCCGGCGGGAGTCCTCGTTGACCGCTTCGGGTCCCGCGAGCTCGTGTTGGCATGTCTGGCCGGAATGGGTGCCTCGTTCCTCCTGTTGAGTGCTGCACAGGGAATCGTCACAATCACAATCGCACTCTGTCTTTGGGGTGTTGCAGCGAGCATTTACCATCCAGCAGGGCTCTCGCTGATCTCGACCGGCGTTGAGCAGCGCGGCACCGGCTTTGCCTACCACGGCATGGCCGGCAACTTCGGCATCGCCTTCGGGCCGTTGCTGACGGCGATTCTCCTGTTGTTCTTCGACTGGCGGCTCGTTACTGCACTGCTCGTCATTCCCGCAGGCATCGCGATCGCATACGCGCTGACGGCGAGCTTCGACGAGCGAGCGGCCGTGCAGGCCGAGACCGACGGTGGCGACGTCGACGGGGACGCCGAGGGACAGATGACGCTCTCGCGATTCGTCGCGGACAGTCGCGCGCTGTTCACGCTCGGCTTCACTGTCGCTATCGCGGTCGTGATGATGAACGGGCTGTTCTACCGCGGCACCCTGACGTTCCTGCCGGACGTGCTGAGCGACTTCATGCCCGACGTCGCCGAGCAGCTCCAGTTGTTCGACCCCGATAGTCCCATGGCAGAGGAGTTCAACCCCGCATCCTACCTCTACGCCGGGCTCCTGATGGTCGGCATGGCCGGCCAGTACGTCGGCGGGAAGCTCACCGACCGCATTCCGACCGAGACCGGCCTTGCCGTCATCTTCGCCTCGCTCACCGTCGTCGCCGTCCTGTTCGTGCCAGCCGCACAGGCCGGGCTGGCAACGCTCTTACTCGTCAGCGCGCTGCTTGGCTTCCTGCTGTTCTCCTTGCAGCCGATGTACCAGGCGACTATCGCAGAATATAGTCCACCCGGAGAGCGTGGGCTCTCCTACGGCTACACCTATCTGGGCGTCTTCGGGATTGGTGCTGCCGGCGCGGCGATCGCCGGCTTCCTCCTCTCGATCGGCTCCGTCTGGCAGACGTTCGTCATCCTCGCCGTCTTCCCCGCAGCGGGCGCTGTCCTCGCAATTGCGCTCTCACGAACTGGCGACAGACGGAGCTGA
- a CDS encoding NAD(P)/FAD-dependent oxidoreductase, with amino-acid sequence MCSSHKERDHVVIVGAGVAGCHAARNLAVDHEVTVLDRSGIAAEATGLSAGIIAPTLFYSDAPDVARHANDFFREFDDSHGFTFTKRDRIDVMTEAEATEAQELASRLSDEGFPVAYRDSSAVTERYPQFNLAEFAGAVMYEDTGWVDPYTYATALQSAARERGATFELDAEVTDLVSDGGDVSGVETASGTIEADAVVIAAGWRTSSLLPDGVDVQIRPYRTQVVVLEPEEQLSSEFPLGRVGSEHIYFRPEHNGDLLIGGGHYPIDDPASYTTDVDESFRLDIADFVPEFVDGFDDAGFVNGWAGIDTASPDTRPIIDAPRDAPDGLLVAAGFNGLGIMTSPVVGPTVRERLTGESPSFSTDLFAADRFGDVSESFEYVSTSDV; translated from the coding sequence ATGTGCTCATCTCACAAGGAACGCGATCACGTCGTGATTGTTGGTGCCGGCGTCGCCGGCTGTCACGCCGCCAGAAATCTCGCGGTCGACCACGAGGTCACAGTACTGGACCGAAGCGGTATCGCGGCCGAAGCGACGGGCCTCTCTGCGGGGATCATCGCCCCGACGCTCTTCTACAGTGACGCGCCCGATGTTGCTCGGCACGCGAACGACTTCTTCCGCGAGTTCGACGACTCCCACGGCTTCACGTTCACCAAACGGGATCGGATCGACGTGATGACCGAGGCTGAGGCGACGGAGGCACAGGAGCTCGCCTCCCGACTGTCGGACGAGGGGTTTCCGGTTGCGTACCGGGACTCGAGTGCGGTCACGGAGCGCTACCCCCAGTTCAATCTCGCGGAGTTTGCGGGTGCAGTGATGTACGAGGACACTGGCTGGGTCGACCCGTACACGTACGCGACGGCCCTCCAGAGTGCGGCGCGCGAGCGGGGTGCGACGTTCGAGTTAGATGCGGAAGTAACTGATCTGGTGAGTGACGGTGGCGATGTGTCTGGTGTCGAAACGGCGTCCGGAACTATCGAGGCGGACGCGGTTGTGATCGCGGCCGGCTGGCGAACGAGTAGTCTGTTGCCCGATGGTGTCGACGTTCAGATCCGCCCGTATCGGACGCAGGTCGTCGTCCTCGAACCGGAGGAGCAACTCTCGTCGGAGTTCCCACTCGGGCGCGTCGGGAGCGAACACATCTACTTCCGCCCGGAGCACAACGGTGACCTGCTGATCGGCGGTGGCCACTACCCGATCGACGATCCGGCGTCGTACACGACGGATGTCGACGAGTCGTTCCGGCTCGACATTGCTGATTTCGTCCCCGAGTTCGTCGACGGCTTCGACGACGCTGGCTTCGTCAACGGCTGGGCAGGGATCGATACCGCGTCGCCGGATACGCGTCCGATCATTGACGCGCCGCGGGATGCACCCGACGGCCTGCTCGTCGCAGCCGGATTCAACGGACTTGGCATCATGACCTCGCCGGTCGTCGGTCCGACAGTTCGTGAGCGGCTGACGGGCGAGTCGCCGTCGTTCTCGACCGACCTGTTCGCGGCGGACCGCTTCGGGGATGTCTCCGAGTCGTTCGAGTACGTTTCGACCTCGGACGTCTAG
- a CDS encoding MFS transporter yields the protein MMRWRYRETVLALCTLAFFVTMYGRVAISPVVPSITEEFGVSNAVIGVALTGMWLAYGLSQFPSGVLGDRYGERVVILVALGGTAVASVLIAVAPVFGIFVVATVILGAVAGLHYSVATTLLSRIHDNVGTAIGIHNSGATIAGLVAPLIVAWVGVTYGWRAAIVTTAVVGVPAFALFALLVKPTEPRRPEQSMRDQFDLASLLEILSRPVIAFTLFVAIVGEFVWQGAASFLPVFLIEHREYSPTLAATGFSAYFVAQGIAQVGVGAVSDRFGRDRATAGCLLLGAIGLWLLVAGPGLVSAAVGVLLLGIGMSFEASLLPRFLNALGDEERGTGFGLVRTVYVITASLGSVIVGLIADFLGWGVAFAFLAGLLLLAVIAFAANWLFSLDL from the coding sequence ATGATGCGCTGGCGATATCGAGAGACGGTGCTTGCCCTGTGTACGCTTGCGTTTTTCGTGACGATGTACGGCCGGGTCGCGATCAGCCCGGTCGTGCCGTCGATCACGGAGGAGTTCGGCGTGTCGAACGCCGTCATCGGCGTGGCACTGACAGGAATGTGGCTCGCCTACGGACTGTCGCAGTTCCCGAGCGGCGTCCTCGGCGACCGGTACGGTGAGCGAGTCGTCATCCTCGTCGCACTCGGCGGAACTGCGGTCGCGAGCGTGCTCATCGCTGTGGCTCCAGTCTTCGGCATTTTCGTCGTCGCGACGGTGATCCTCGGCGCAGTCGCGGGGTTACACTACAGCGTCGCGACGACGCTGCTGTCGCGGATCCACGACAACGTCGGCACCGCGATCGGCATCCACAACTCTGGAGCGACGATCGCCGGCCTGGTCGCGCCGCTGATCGTCGCCTGGGTCGGCGTCACCTACGGCTGGCGCGCGGCGATCGTCACCACCGCTGTGGTCGGGGTTCCGGCGTTCGCGCTGTTCGCACTGTTAGTCAAACCGACCGAGCCGCGACGGCCAGAGCAGTCGATGCGCGACCAGTTCGACCTGGCGTCGCTCCTCGAGATTCTCTCGCGGCCCGTCATCGCGTTCACGCTGTTCGTCGCCATCGTCGGTGAGTTCGTCTGGCAGGGCGCGGCGTCGTTCCTCCCGGTCTTTCTCATCGAGCACCGCGAGTACTCACCGACCCTCGCGGCGACCGGCTTCTCGGCGTACTTCGTCGCGCAGGGAATCGCACAGGTCGGCGTCGGTGCGGTCTCGGACCGGTTCGGACGCGACCGAGCGACTGCCGGCTGTCTCCTCCTCGGTGCGATCGGTCTCTGGCTGCTCGTCGCCGGTCCCGGCCTCGTCAGCGCCGCAGTAGGCGTACTCCTCCTCGGAATCGGCATGAGCTTCGAGGCATCACTGCTACCACGGTTTCTCAACGCGCTCGGGGACGAGGAGCGCGGAACGGGCTTCGGTCTCGTCCGGACGGTCTACGTCATCACGGCCTCGCTCGGCTCGGTCATCGTCGGCCTCATTGCCGATTTCCTCGGCTGGGGTGTTGCCTTCGCGTTTCTCGCCGGCCTGTTGCTCCTCGCGGTTATCGCGTTCGCCGCGAACTGGCTGTTCTCGCTGGATTTGTAG
- a CDS encoding thiolase family protein, producing the protein MGHSRTAAVTGIGLLPNGTHSSPERELALTVLHDALADARLSPEAIDGLYMPAPRPWAAQKFVSTTLVHRLGIEPDRTLEVSTGGSSSANAFQTAVHDVRHGVVDTAVVLAAERSSIVETTGPYFEYILSTFDAEFESPIGLSVPGAYAQSMQRYCYEHDIDRDDIADIVVKNRENAADDPDTLFSDGVDRVDVLESRPIAEPIRLYDCPAPCDGAAALVVTADDGGETDTESGNGGDPPITVAGVGSHHAASHFLQTHGEPITELPAVRRAARTASQEAGLAPDELDVYEPYAPFPHIEAIITEELGLVDRGEGVTACLDGQTRPDGSFPISPSGGCLGRGHPPMVTPLYNYVEAVRQLRGTASTQIVDAEHVMTTAEHGHVNGATATVFARGRGA; encoded by the coding sequence ATGGGACACTCACGCACAGCCGCAGTTACCGGGATCGGATTACTCCCGAACGGAACGCACTCGAGTCCCGAACGAGAACTCGCACTGACTGTCCTTCATGACGCGCTGGCGGACGCGAGATTGTCGCCCGAAGCGATCGACGGGCTCTACATGCCCGCGCCGCGGCCGTGGGCGGCGCAGAAGTTCGTCTCGACCACGCTCGTCCACAGACTCGGCATCGAACCCGACCGGACGCTCGAGGTGTCGACCGGCGGCTCGAGTAGCGCAAACGCGTTTCAGACCGCTGTCCACGACGTTCGACACGGCGTCGTCGACACGGCGGTCGTCCTCGCCGCCGAACGGAGTTCGATCGTTGAGACGACCGGTCCCTACTTCGAGTACATCCTCAGCACGTTCGACGCGGAGTTCGAATCCCCAATCGGGCTATCGGTGCCGGGGGCCTACGCCCAGAGCATGCAGCGGTACTGTTACGAACACGATATCGACCGCGACGATATCGCCGACATCGTCGTGAAAAACCGCGAGAACGCGGCCGACGATCCGGACACCCTGTTCAGCGACGGGGTCGATCGGGTGGACGTACTCGAGTCCCGGCCGATCGCAGAGCCGATTCGGCTGTACGACTGTCCGGCACCGTGTGATGGGGCGGCGGCGCTGGTGGTGACAGCCGACGATGGTGGGGAGACGGACACAGAATCTGGAAACGGTGGCGACCCACCGATCACGGTCGCCGGAGTCGGCAGCCACCACGCGGCGAGTCACTTCCTGCAGACCCACGGCGAGCCGATCACCGAACTCCCCGCGGTTCGGCGAGCAGCCCGGACGGCGAGCCAGGAGGCCGGACTGGCACCAGATGAGCTGGACGTCTACGAGCCGTACGCGCCGTTTCCGCACATCGAGGCGATCATCACCGAGGAACTCGGTCTGGTCGACCGCGGGGAGGGCGTCACAGCGTGTCTCGACGGTCAAACGCGACCTGACGGTTCGTTCCCGATCAGCCCCTCCGGCGGCTGTCTCGGCCGGGGCCACCCGCCGATGGTAACGCCGTTGTACAACTACGTCGAGGCCGTCCGCCAGCTCAGGGGAACGGCCTCGACGCAGATTGTAGACGCCGAGCACGTCATGACGACCGCAGAGCACGGCCACGTCAACGGCGCGACCGCCACCGTCTTCGCGAGAGGGAGGGGTGCGTAG
- a CDS encoding Zn-ribbon domain-containing OB-fold protein: protein MTETAFTDPFWEALADGRFVVPHCGECDEYFFPPAPNCPHCYSRSVEWADSPGRGALYSVTRQHATAEGFHDKLVVGLVALEEGPRVLAEFEAPYEELAIGDAVVIEPHAYPHEYDRGRRGDEPFFVARLRDCDPAADSNTDHD, encoded by the coding sequence ATGACCGAAACCGCGTTCACCGACCCGTTCTGGGAGGCACTCGCAGACGGACGATTCGTCGTCCCACACTGTGGGGAGTGTGATGAGTACTTCTTCCCACCAGCACCGAACTGTCCGCACTGTTACTCGAGAAGCGTCGAGTGGGCCGACTCGCCGGGGAGGGGAGCCCTGTACTCGGTCACCCGCCAGCACGCGACCGCCGAGGGATTCCACGACAAACTCGTCGTCGGACTGGTGGCACTCGAGGAGGGACCGCGAGTGCTCGCCGAGTTCGAGGCCCCATACGAAGAGCTCGCAATCGGCGACGCCGTCGTGATTGAGCCCCATGCGTATCCGCACGAGTACGACCGCGGCCGGCGCGGCGACGAGCCGTTCTTCGTGGCTCGCTTGCGTGATTGCGATCCGGCCGCAGACTCGAACACGGACCACGACTGA
- a CDS encoding M20/M25/M40 family metallo-hydrolase, whose protein sequence is MTDSSTPAGASDPTDALEEHDETFRTDLESLLAQPSISATDEGVVECASMVQELCLEYGFDEAEIVETPGQPAVIAHAAADRGGEAREKAADDDETSQETPTIHLYGHYDVQPATPEEWDSPPFEPTVREGPDGEQRLYARGAGDNKGQWFAHVCAVRALRETTGLPANVTLLIEGEEESGSEHLEWLVREHRDDLACDVAVVADGPIDSSGRPHVLLGARGLLYVDLELRGANQDLHSGNFGGPVPNPAAALTDLLASLEDDGHVTLDGFDDDVRPLTDRGREIVAEIPVDEDEIRDELALDAFETDADENYVERLLTRPNLNVAGLDAGYHGDGMKTVLPSEASANIDFRLVADQDPDAIYESLVDYATAHVPAGIEVELSRVAAMAPQRTPADSPVVEPAMRATREGWGTEPILKPTLGGSVPTYVFADNLDVPCLVIPYANEDERNHAPNENLKLSCFRAGARTTVALLSEFAEADLSGSSASASSSTSTST, encoded by the coding sequence GTGACCGACTCGAGTACGCCCGCCGGCGCGTCCGATCCCACGGACGCCCTCGAGGAACACGACGAGACGTTCCGCACCGATCTCGAGTCGTTGCTCGCCCAGCCCTCGATCAGCGCGACCGACGAGGGCGTTGTCGAGTGCGCCTCGATGGTGCAGGAACTGTGTCTCGAGTACGGCTTCGACGAGGCGGAGATCGTCGAGACGCCGGGACAGCCGGCGGTTATCGCGCATGCGGCGGCCGACCGTGGCGGAGAGGCGCGAGAAAAAGCGGCTGACGATGACGAGACCAGTCAGGAGACACCGACAATCCACCTCTACGGCCACTACGACGTCCAGCCCGCGACACCCGAGGAGTGGGACTCACCGCCGTTCGAGCCAACCGTCCGCGAGGGGCCCGACGGCGAGCAGCGCCTCTACGCCCGCGGCGCGGGCGACAACAAGGGCCAGTGGTTCGCCCACGTCTGTGCCGTCCGCGCACTGCGCGAAACCACCGGCCTCCCCGCGAACGTCACCCTCCTGATCGAGGGCGAGGAGGAAAGCGGCAGCGAGCATCTCGAGTGGCTCGTCCGCGAGCACCGGGACGACCTCGCCTGCGACGTTGCCGTCGTCGCGGACGGGCCGATCGATTCGTCGGGACGGCCCCACGTCCTGCTCGGCGCGCGCGGACTCCTGTACGTCGACCTCGAACTGCGCGGGGCGAATCAGGACCTGCACTCGGGCAACTTCGGCGGCCCGGTGCCGAACCCGGCCGCCGCACTCACCGATCTACTCGCCTCACTCGAGGACGACGGGCACGTGACGCTCGATGGATTCGACGACGACGTGCGGCCGCTAACCGACCGCGGTCGAGAAATCGTCGCGGAGATTCCGGTCGACGAGGACGAGATTCGAGACGAACTCGCGCTCGACGCGTTCGAAACCGATGCGGACGAGAACTACGTCGAGCGCCTGCTTACGCGTCCGAACCTCAACGTCGCGGGGCTCGACGCGGGCTACCACGGCGACGGGATGAAGACGGTGCTCCCCTCGGAAGCGAGCGCGAATATCGACTTCCGACTGGTTGCCGACCAGGATCCGGACGCGATCTACGAGTCGCTCGTCGACTACGCGACGGCACACGTGCCGGCTGGCATCGAGGTCGAACTCTCCCGCGTCGCCGCGATGGCACCGCAGCGGACGCCAGCCGACAGTCCCGTGGTCGAGCCGGCGATGCGGGCGACGCGCGAAGGATGGGGCACCGAGCCGATTCTGAAGCCGACACTCGGTGGGTCTGTTCCGACGTACGTCTTCGCGGACAACTTGGACGTGCCGTGTCTCGTGATCCCCTACGCGAACGAGGACGAGCGTAACCACGCGCCGAACGAGAACCTCAAACTCTCGTGCTTCCGCGCAGGGGCACGGACTACAGTAGCACTCCTTTCGGAGTTTGCCGAGGCAGATCTTTCGGGTTCCTCGGCCTCGGCCTCGTCCTCGACCTCAACTTCGACTTAG
- a CDS encoding universal stress protein, with protein MYQIVIPVDSEQDRGTKAAQHVIDLVGEDGPIDDPDTVAVSVLNVFKEFEARDEGIARSEDLYDENEFPDAALDVRDELMAAGIEPDLVRRHGDPAAEIIEYANELPADAIVLAGRKRSAVGKAVFGSVTQDVILNADQAVTVV; from the coding sequence ATGTACCAGATTGTTATTCCAGTCGACTCGGAGCAAGACCGCGGCACGAAAGCAGCACAGCACGTGATCGACCTCGTTGGTGAGGACGGCCCGATCGATGACCCCGATACCGTTGCTGTGTCGGTCCTGAACGTGTTCAAGGAGTTCGAAGCGAGGGACGAAGGCATCGCTCGCTCCGAGGACCTCTACGACGAAAACGAGTTCCCGGACGCCGCTCTCGACGTTCGTGACGAACTGATGGCCGCCGGCATCGAACCGGACCTCGTCCGCCGCCACGGCGACCCGGCCGCTGAGATCATCGAGTACGCGAACGAACTGCCGGCCGACGCGATCGTCCTCGCGGGCCGCAAGCGCTCGGCCGTCGGCAAGGCCGTCTTCGGGAGCGTCACACAGGACGTTATTCTCAACGCAGACCAGGCTGTCACAGTCGTCTAA
- a CDS encoding FAD-binding oxidoreductase: protein MAHETGSGSACRFLADLPIDGRVSFEASARKQHVSDESGHTGRLPEAVVWAASTDDVATVLQAANDRGIPVTPWSGGSGLEGNAVPVDGGIVLNTAELTDIDVSPADMQATVGAGVVYDDLNEELAAYGLRFAPGISSGEVATMGGMVATNASGFNAVRYGETRDHIRRLEVVTADGRVVECGRGVVKTSAGYSLKDLLVGSEGTLGVVTEATIGLVGIPEHRRAALVTFPDRESASRAVADAIGSALVPGALEFIDEMSTKMLNAYRDDAPFTEQPTLLIELHANNDGIEEDLAFAKAICEDHGMTSWEAAAQEDIDEIWQARRDKLFATRSYREEWDIALVGDVVVPISSYPEIVQTVQEVSDDLDLVTSCVGHAGDGNLHFTPLVDPDDEEMVERAHELNERVVTRAIELGGTATGEHGVGIGKRKFMADEHGAALELMQSVKETMDPNGILNPGKVLPERE from the coding sequence ATGGCACACGAAACGGGGTCCGGGTCAGCCTGTCGCTTCCTCGCGGACCTCCCGATCGACGGTCGGGTGAGCTTCGAGGCGAGCGCTCGCAAACAGCACGTGTCCGACGAGAGCGGTCATACCGGTCGCCTCCCGGAGGCAGTCGTCTGGGCAGCCTCGACAGACGACGTCGCGACCGTCCTGCAGGCTGCCAACGACCGAGGGATTCCCGTCACTCCCTGGTCCGGCGGCTCCGGACTCGAGGGCAACGCCGTTCCAGTCGACGGCGGCATCGTTCTCAACACAGCTGAACTGACTGATATCGACGTCTCCCCCGCAGACATGCAGGCGACCGTCGGCGCGGGCGTCGTCTACGACGATCTGAACGAAGAGCTTGCCGCATACGGACTCCGGTTCGCACCGGGCATCTCGAGTGGTGAAGTTGCCACGATGGGCGGCATGGTCGCGACGAACGCGAGCGGCTTCAACGCCGTCCGCTACGGCGAGACACGCGACCACATCCGCCGGCTCGAGGTCGTCACCGCAGACGGTCGCGTGGTAGAGTGTGGCCGCGGCGTCGTCAAGACCTCCGCGGGCTACAGCCTGAAAGACTTGCTCGTCGGCAGCGAGGGTACCCTGGGCGTCGTGACGGAGGCGACGATCGGCCTCGTCGGCATTCCGGAACACCGGCGGGCGGCCCTCGTCACCTTTCCGGACCGAGAGTCGGCCTCGCGAGCCGTCGCCGACGCCATTGGTTCTGCGCTCGTGCCGGGTGCACTCGAGTTCATCGACGAGATGTCGACGAAGATGCTGAACGCCTACCGAGATGATGCGCCGTTTACGGAACAGCCGACGTTGCTCATCGAGTTACACGCCAACAACGACGGGATCGAGGAGGATCTGGCGTTCGCGAAGGCAATTTGCGAAGATCACGGCATGACCTCCTGGGAGGCAGCAGCCCAGGAGGACATCGACGAGATCTGGCAGGCCCGCCGGGACAAGCTCTTTGCGACGCGGAGTTACCGCGAGGAGTGGGATATCGCACTCGTCGGCGACGTGGTGGTACCGATCTCGTCCTATCCCGAAATCGTTCAGACGGTACAGGAGGTGAGCGACGACCTCGACCTCGTTACGTCCTGCGTCGGCCACGCTGGCGACGGGAATCTCCACTTCACGCCACTGGTTGATCCGGACGACGAGGAGATGGTCGAACGGGCTCACGAACTGAACGAGCGGGTCGTCACTCGCGCGATCGAACTCGGTGGAACTGCCACCGGCGAGCACGGTGTCGGTATCGGAAAGCGCAAGTTCATGGCCGACGAGCACGGGGCCGCACTCGAGTTGATGCAGTCGGTCAAGGAGACGATGGATCCGAACGGGATTCTGAATCCGGGGAAGGTGTTGCCGGAGCGGGAGTAG
- a CDS encoding mandelate racemase/muconate lactonizing enzyme family protein has product MYTDFAARLATSIWPDFDQTPARSTETPAITDVETVVIDGNFPWTIVTVETDAGVTGIGEAYPSPGVHEVITDFFGPVLEGENPLDVERLYHLMREALSGRGSQDGIGTIAISGVELALWDAAGKILDQPVYQLLGGKMREEVRMYADCHAGEGMVESALNEGEAHGVYKPEAYARAARAAVDDGFESIKFDLDVPSGREIDTISRHFDSPEIEHKRRLVEAVTDEVGAEAEVAVDLHWNFSSDAARKLCHALESYDLAWVEDPLPPENGDAMATLNRSVEQPLLTGENRYGRHGFRDLVEQEAVSFVAPDIPKTGGIAETKKIAELADTYYMTLAPHNIGSPVATMAGVHVGATVPNFLALEFHARDVPWWDDLVAREEPLIQDGYIEVPDTPGLGIELDWDVVEEHRA; this is encoded by the coding sequence ATGTATACGGACTTCGCGGCGCGGTTAGCAACGAGTATCTGGCCGGATTTTGATCAGACGCCAGCGCGGTCGACCGAGACGCCAGCGATCACCGACGTAGAGACGGTCGTCATCGACGGCAACTTCCCGTGGACCATCGTCACCGTCGAGACCGACGCTGGCGTCACCGGCATCGGCGAGGCCTACCCCTCACCCGGCGTCCACGAGGTCATCACCGACTTCTTCGGGCCCGTACTGGAAGGGGAGAACCCGCTCGACGTCGAGCGGCTCTATCACCTCATGCGTGAGGCGCTCTCGGGACGCGGCTCACAGGACGGCATCGGCACCATCGCGATCAGCGGCGTCGAACTCGCGCTGTGGGACGCCGCCGGAAAGATTCTCGACCAGCCGGTCTACCAGCTCCTGGGGGGCAAGATGCGCGAGGAGGTCCGAATGTACGCTGACTGCCATGCGGGCGAGGGAATGGTCGAATCGGCGCTCAACGAGGGCGAAGCACACGGCGTCTACAAGCCCGAAGCCTACGCCCGCGCCGCCCGCGCCGCCGTCGATGACGGCTTCGAGAGTATCAAGTTCGACCTGGACGTGCCCTCTGGTCGCGAAATCGACACCATCTCGCGACATTTCGACAGTCCCGAAATCGAGCACAAGCGTCGCCTCGTCGAGGCCGTCACCGACGAGGTCGGTGCCGAGGCAGAGGTCGCCGTCGACCTCCACTGGAACTTCAGTTCGGACGCGGCCCGGAAACTCTGTCACGCACTCGAGTCCTACGACCTCGCCTGGGTCGAAGACCCCCTGCCGCCGGAGAACGGTGACGCAATGGCGACGCTCAACCGCAGCGTCGAGCAACCCCTGCTCACCGGCGAGAACCGCTACGGTCGTCACGGCTTCCGCGACCTCGTCGAACAGGAAGCCGTCTCGTTCGTTGCCCCCGACATCCCGAAGACCGGCGGCATCGCCGAGACCAAGAAGATCGCCGAACTCGCCGATACGTACTACATGACGCTCGCACCCCACAACATCGGCAGCCCCGTCGCGACGATGGCCGGGGTCCACGTCGGCGCGACCGTGCCGAACTTCCTGGCACTCGAGTTCCACGCGCGCGACGTGCCGTGGTGGGACGACCTGGTGGCTCGCGAGGAGCCGCTGATTCAGGATGGGTACATCGAAGTGCCGGATACGCCGGGGCTGGGAATCGAACTGGACTGGGATGTTGTCGAAGAACACCGCGCGTAG
- a CDS encoding Lrp/AsnC family transcriptional regulator, whose amino-acid sequence MTAALDETDVGILARVEQSSEMNLEELAEELELSKSTIHYRLTKLKDNEVITATASTVDPHALGLDMLVFTDVTVSHESGYAADIGEAIAEIDGVSQVYYVMGDIDFIVISRVQTHDQLHALIDDIVEIAGVNETSSQFVIQEVKTDGRVIANMSDEMIGTVLESD is encoded by the coding sequence ATGACTGCCGCTCTCGACGAAACCGACGTCGGAATCCTCGCGCGAGTAGAGCAATCGAGCGAGATGAATCTCGAAGAACTCGCCGAGGAACTCGAGCTTTCGAAGTCGACGATCCACTACCGACTGACCAAACTGAAAGACAACGAGGTGATCACCGCGACCGCGTCGACAGTCGATCCGCACGCGCTCGGACTCGATATGCTCGTGTTCACAGATGTAACTGTCTCCCACGAGAGCGGCTACGCTGCGGATATCGGCGAGGCGATTGCCGAAATCGACGGGGTCTCACAGGTCTACTACGTGATGGGAGACATCGACTTCATCGTTATCTCACGGGTCCAAACACACGACCAACTCCACGCGCTCATCGACGATATCGTCGAAATCGCCGGCGTCAACGAAACATCCTCGCAGTTCGTGATTCAGGAGGTGAAAACGGACGGGCGGGTGATCGCGAACATGTCCGACGAGATGATTGGGACTGTACTCGAGTCCGACTGA